TGAGGAAACTACGTGGCTGTGTTTTATTGGTTGTTGAGCTGAATAGATTATGGGTTGGTGGGGTTTGATGGATAAGTCAAAGCTTTGGACGGTGGAGATACGGTGTTTCTGCGAGGGTTCGGTCACTAACGGTTGATGAATTGGATGGAAAGGAAGATTGGTCCGTTTCCAACATTTATGATTAGATTGATTACCCGCGTTTTATGGTAAGctgtttattatatttttgagaaTCTGAaagtgtatatttaaaaaaataaattgatttGATACACATCATCTCGTTAAATAGAATTGTTATGTCTGGCATAGTAAGTTAGTTAACTAATTTATTAGTCGATTATTGTAGACATGTTCTTCTGTTATGTATTGTGTACGTAAATAAAACGGTTGAGCTACAAAGTCAGAAATGAGCCAAATCAATAATTAGTGGCTTAATTGAGGTTTTGGAAGCATTGAATTTTTTTGAACAGGTTGCATTGTCTATATGCCACTAGGCATCAAATCTTTTACCAAGTGTTTCGTTTTCTTGTTCAGCAATTCAGAGTCGCACGTCTTTTAAAGATAACGATGCTTATTCGCACATATTAGCTGTTGCTTTCGGGATTTTGTAATGTTTTAGCAAAACAAAGATATGATACACACGATATTCAGAAAATATGACACCGCACGAGCCATCACAAATTCATAtctctaaattattatttgtaatatatttttttttgtaaaagggcttatttatttgtaatgtttagaaaagtatatatattttattccaaaaatgTTATCATCTGTTTTTGTTTCCTTAGATGGTTCATTATATTTGCAACAAATTTACGTTTTCCAtaaatgacaaataaaaaattaatatgaatatcttgataatttttatatagttaaGAATCGATATATGAAGTGTATATTTACACTTCTCTTCTAAAAATGTTAAATGTGTGATTTTATGTCGACTTTATTGAGTAGTTTTTCTTTATATCTTATTTGGTGTTAATTTTAGACCACATAGGAAGCATAATTGGTTGTACTTAgcacatgaaacaacaaaaaaagaggTGACGGATGACTCCCGCAACAAGCCTTGCCACTAAAAGTCATGACAACGAAAGGCACTAAAAAAGTCAAGAATTACTGAGATTTCATTACCATCAACATCAAGAATTCTTCTTCAGAATCTGAGCCCCATAAAACTTTTAACATAATCTTTTCTCtctataaaacaaaactagtaTATGTGGTTTGGTTTCCTCAGGCGAAGCCTCACTAAAAAATGCCTACTATAAGAAACATAGAAAAAATGAAAGTGAGGAAATGTTTGCCTATTATAGGCCCGATAGTGCGTCCATGTGTTATCAACAATAAACTTATGTCTTGGCGTTTGTATACAGAATTTTGGGTATTTCATGTGCAATAATCATAAAATGTATCAATTCCAGTAACAGGAATGGACACAGACAAAAAAAGACTATTATTGTTCAATCGTGTGATGCGTTGGAAGTGtacaaaatttcaaaagaaattgttaactaaatgaaaagaaaggagAATGTTTATCACTCCcgaaaaaaacagaagaaactGATCCGAGTGGCTGAGTTTAGACCAGCAAAGCAAAAAAACTGTGGAGAATCTGATCTCAAATGAAAGCCATTGTCTTTGAGTTCTGGTCTCTTTACCGAGGCACGCTTAGGCCAAGCTCTGCATGAGAAACACCACAATAGATTCATTAGCACATGGCCATATCATAAGACAATTCTTGTTTCAGTTGTTTTCAATCAAATGCTACAAGAAGAAAACATGAAGATAGCAGCACCAATATGACAAAATTTCATCTCTGATCCAACACATGATTATTTTGCTAAACCATTTCTTTCTAATGGTGGAACCTATTATGCGTTTATGTAACCAAAGAATCTATGTCTATCCCATTTCAATAAACAGTTCCGCATAGATGGGAGACAAAGTTGCAGAGAGCTATCCAACTATAGCAATCTCCAAAAGTCATTCAGTCATAGACTACTACAGATTCTGGTGGGATATTGATAAAAAGCAAAGCTctaatagtataatatatactaCTGAGAGTAGAAAAGACGTAAATTTTGAAGATATGCAAAGATCAgagagtaaaaaaataaaaagttgctTACAACTAAACACAAGAGATAATGGGAGAATATCAAACTCCTGGATTCGCACAGCAGATCATACCCTGGGACAAGGACCTTGAGTTCATCGAATCAATACCGAGGCATGAAGTCAGCCTAGCAGAAGCTACCGCACTGTATAATGGAAGCAGCGACTGAAGCGAACCTAGCTGACCAATCGGCCTGTGTCAAAGccccaaaaaaatacaaaattgaaGAAAACCCACGAATCAGAAGAACTACACGAATAATTGAGCATCACTAAAATTTCGGAAAATGAATCAATCAGAAGATAGTTAACCTTGCAAGTCCAGGCGACGGAGGGACGCCGAGAAATGATGAAGCCGATTTGGGTCGGAGAGTTGGCTTGTTCATTGCAGATCTAAACGCAGAGAACGCTGGTTTGGACAACGATCGACATAGTGAAGCCATTTTTCCCGACGATAACGAGCTAGAGTCTCTGATTTTGATTTCTAGGTTAAGAAGAGGGGTTTTCACGAGGTTTATCGTTTATGTTTAACATTAAACGGCATGCTGTGTAACACTTCTTCCAGGAAACAACACGGCGTTTAGTGTACTTCTCGTATActattagatttaatttaataCGGTACAACTAGACCCCTAGATAAAACTTTACCTTTCGTCTAACGCCGTCTTTGATATCTCCTACACGTCGCCGTTATTCCACACCTGTGTCATCGTTTCGTACAAAGAATCTCCACATGACGTGTATAAGTAACCGTACGTACCTATAACCTAAACATCACAACTGCCGTAACGGATTTCTTACAGAACTATGGAATCTGTCGGGTCCAATGACTCCAATCAAATATCTCCGTACGTCAGTAACCGAGACCAACGTCACCTCTTGGCTCATCAGCCGGTGGAAGATCGGATCATTCGAGCTCTACGTCACAGGCTCCGTCTCCTCAGCCGTCCAAACGACTCTACTTTCCACGTCCTCGGTGCTACGTGTAACGTCTACACCGTGACGTTAACGGCTACACCGACTTGTACTTGTCCCGACCGTAAGAAGCCGTGCAAGCACATTTTGTTTGTCTTAATCCGAGTTCTCGGTATTCCACTCGAAGACAAGTGTCTCCGCCGACGTAGACTCCGGCCATGTCTCCTTCACCGTCTCGTCTCCGCTCCCACACGACCTGACTGCCTCGCCAGTTTCCACCTCCAGCAACGGTTTCTTCAGCTATTC
The sequence above is drawn from the Raphanus sativus cultivar WK10039 chromosome 7, ASM80110v3, whole genome shotgun sequence genome and encodes:
- the LOC108816017 gene encoding protein NONRESPONDING TO OXYLIPINS 2, mitochondrial-like isoform X1, producing the protein MASLCRSLSKPAFSAFRSAMNKPTLRPKSASSFLGVPPSPGLARPIGQLGSLQSLLPLYSAVASARLTSCLGIDSMNSRSLSQGMICCANPGV
- the LOC108816017 gene encoding protein NONRESPONDING TO OXYLIPINS 2, mitochondrial-like isoform X2; the protein is MASLCRSLSKPAFSAFRSAMNKPTLRPKSASSFLGVPPSPGLARPIGQLGSLQSLLPLYSAVASARLTSCLGIDSMNSRSLSQELGLSVPR